Proteins from a single region of Kineosporia corallincola:
- a CDS encoding FhaA domain-containing protein codes for MFDRMEKGIERAVNGAFAKAFRSEVQPVEIASVLRRELDDRATVVARGRTLAPNTFVVDLGTSDYERLGEWEATLSEELRDVIAEHADSQEYSFVGPITVRFEQAHDLDTGRFLVRSSTTRGTRPQQPHPQQQAMSRPQQQSAGYGPPPVQHQQQQPDHPSLVVDGRVYPITAAVTVIGRGTEADVIVDDIGVSRRHAEVRVEHGRLVAADLGSTNGTFVDGERISTAEVVDGSQIKIGRSTLVVRFGSW; via the coding sequence GCCGTCAACGGCGCCTTCGCCAAGGCCTTCAGAAGTGAGGTGCAGCCGGTCGAGATCGCCAGCGTCCTCCGCCGCGAGCTCGACGACCGCGCCACCGTGGTCGCACGGGGCCGCACCCTCGCGCCGAACACCTTCGTGGTCGACCTCGGCACGAGTGACTACGAACGCCTCGGCGAGTGGGAAGCCACGCTCAGCGAAGAACTGCGCGACGTGATCGCCGAGCACGCGGACAGCCAGGAGTACTCCTTCGTCGGGCCGATCACGGTCCGGTTCGAGCAGGCGCACGACCTCGACACCGGCCGTTTCCTGGTCCGGAGCAGCACCACCCGGGGCACCCGCCCCCAGCAGCCGCACCCGCAGCAGCAGGCGATGTCCCGCCCGCAGCAGCAGTCAGCGGGTTACGGGCCCCCGCCCGTGCAGCATCAACAGCAGCAGCCCGATCACCCGTCCCTGGTAGTGGACGGCCGGGTGTACCCGATTACCGCGGCGGTCACCGTGATCGGCCGCGGCACCGAGGCAGACGTGATCGTCGACGACATCGGTGTGTCCCGGCGACATGCCGAGGTCCGCGTCGAACACGGCCGCCTGGTCGCTGCCGATCTGGGATCAACGAACGGCACCTTCGTCGACGGCGAGCGGATCAGTACCGCCGAGGTCGTCGACGGCAGCCAGATCAAGATCGGCCGCAGCACCCTCGTCGTCCGCTTCGGATCATGGTGA
- a CDS encoding FHA domain-containing protein FhaB/FipA produces MSELTLTLLRLGFLAILWLLVLSVVAVLRRDLFNSARVSRRQPAMAGGGGPIPGGRSQPSHQPEAPPMPTTLVVTAGSLKGTTIPLGQAPILIGRAPESTLVLDDDYASGRHARLSLRHGQWMVEDLGSTNGTFLGRNRVQDPVPIAPGAQVRIGRTVLELRR; encoded by the coding sequence ATGAGCGAGCTCACGCTGACCCTGCTCCGGCTGGGTTTTCTCGCAATCCTCTGGCTGCTGGTTCTCTCGGTCGTGGCGGTTCTGCGCCGCGACCTGTTCAACAGCGCCAGGGTCAGCCGCCGGCAACCGGCGATGGCCGGGGGCGGTGGTCCGATACCGGGCGGCAGATCCCAGCCGTCCCATCAGCCGGAGGCCCCACCGATGCCGACCACACTGGTCGTCACGGCGGGATCACTGAAGGGCACGACCATCCCGCTGGGGCAGGCTCCGATCCTGATCGGACGCGCCCCGGAGAGCACGCTGGTGCTCGACGACGACTATGCCTCGGGCCGTCATGCCCGGCTGTCGTTGCGGCACGGGCAGTGGATGGTCGAGGATCTCGGATCAACCAACGGGACCTTTCTGGGACGCAACCGCGTTCAGGATCCGGTACCGATCGCCCCCGGAGCACAGGTCCGGATCGGGCGTACCGTCCTAGAGCTGCGGAGGTAA
- a CDS encoding PP2C family protein-serine/threonine phosphatase, whose translation MAIALRYAARSDVGLVRSNNQDSGFAGPSLLIIADGMGGHAGGDIASSLAIGNMAALNDLEHGLEAALDELTESLRHVQHELEARVVDEPALSGMGTTVTAILRAGSGQLALAHIGDSRAYVLHNGRLDQITRDHTFVQRLVDDGRITLAEAEQHPQRSVLMRVLSDVMDDVEPDLTTLDARIGDRYLLCSDGLSGVVSFETIEETLAFGKDPASTCDQLVQLALRSGAPDNVTCIVADVVDSVSSPVSIEPVIVGAASLHPQPRVGFGGSAAERAAELTSTAPIPVVRDYDQRDHPAEQLYADDYQDEYRDEYGQPYRDGYRDQYGEYGDQYDRYENGSRQEEEPPPGDRRRGGRGRKDNPKRGLRIGVFTLVLLILLGGGGFGAYRWSQGQYFVGADSGSVAVFKGLKTKVGPIDLKSVDSRASDVPVSGLSESSQAKVKAGIPADDKAAAESTVNGLRAEAQCIANAEAAAAAEEEAQANPTPTETPTPDPTTTKAAGKKATEKSTDKSANADGTVSDTEAGIELVGNTTGTGTSTGTPTPTTTSTPGGGNTTSDCGEDS comes from the coding sequence ATGGCGATCGCGTTGCGGTACGCGGCGCGCTCCGATGTCGGCCTGGTCCGGTCCAACAACCAGGACTCCGGCTTCGCCGGACCCAGCCTGCTGATCATCGCGGACGGTATGGGCGGGCACGCGGGCGGTGACATCGCGTCGTCCCTGGCCATCGGGAACATGGCGGCGCTGAACGACCTGGAGCACGGGCTCGAGGCCGCGCTGGACGAGCTGACCGAGTCGTTGCGGCACGTCCAGCACGAGCTGGAAGCACGCGTGGTGGACGAGCCGGCACTGTCCGGCATGGGCACCACGGTCACCGCGATCCTGCGGGCCGGCAGCGGTCAGCTGGCCCTGGCGCACATCGGTGACTCGCGGGCCTACGTGCTGCACAACGGCCGGCTCGACCAGATCACGCGCGACCACACGTTCGTCCAGCGGTTGGTGGACGACGGGCGGATCACGCTGGCCGAGGCCGAGCAGCATCCTCAGCGCTCGGTGCTGATGCGGGTGCTGAGCGACGTGATGGACGACGTCGAACCCGACCTCACCACGCTCGACGCGCGCATCGGTGACCGGTACCTGCTGTGCTCCGACGGGCTCTCCGGCGTGGTCAGTTTCGAGACCATCGAAGAGACCCTGGCATTCGGGAAAGACCCGGCGAGCACCTGCGACCAGCTGGTCCAGCTGGCCCTGCGCAGCGGTGCCCCCGACAACGTCACCTGCATCGTGGCCGACGTGGTCGACTCCGTGAGCTCTCCCGTGAGCATCGAGCCGGTGATCGTCGGAGCCGCCTCTCTTCATCCCCAGCCGCGGGTCGGATTCGGCGGATCCGCGGCTGAACGAGCGGCCGAGCTGACCTCCACGGCACCGATTCCGGTGGTCCGCGACTACGACCAGCGTGATCACCCGGCCGAGCAGCTGTACGCCGACGACTACCAGGACGAGTACCGCGACGAGTACGGCCAGCCGTACCGCGACGGTTACCGCGACCAGTACGGGGAGTACGGCGACCAGTACGACCGGTACGAGAACGGGTCGCGCCAGGAGGAGGAGCCGCCGCCGGGCGATCGCCGGCGCGGCGGCCGGGGCCGCAAGGACAACCCGAAGCGCGGCCTGCGCATCGGGGTGTTCACGCTGGTCCTGCTCATCCTGCTGGGCGGTGGCGGGTTCGGTGCCTACCGCTGGAGCCAGGGGCAGTACTTCGTCGGTGCCGACTCCGGTTCGGTGGCCGTCTTCAAGGGCCTGAAGACGAAGGTCGGCCCGATCGACCTGAAGAGCGTCGACTCGCGCGCCTCCGACGTACCGGTGAGCGGCCTGTCGGAGAGCAGCCAGGCCAAGGTCAAGGCCGGCATCCCGGCCGACGACAAGGCCGCCGCCGAGTCCACCGTGAACGGCCTGCGGGCCGAGGCCCAGTGCATCGCCAACGCCGAGGCAGCCGCCGCGGCCGAGGAAGAGGCTCAGGCCAACCCCACGCCGACCGAGACGCCGACGCCCGACCCGACCACCACCAAGGCGGCCGGCAAGAAGGCCACCGAGAAGTCGACCGACAAGTCGGCCAACGCCGACGGCACCGTCAGCGACACCGAGGCCGGTATCGAGCTGGTCGGCAACACCACCGGAACCGGCACCTCGACGGGGACACCGACCCCGACGACGACGTCCACGCCGGGTGGTGGGAACACCACGTCGGACTGCGGGGAGGACAGCTGA
- a CDS encoding FtsW/RodA/SpoVE family cell cycle protein, producing MAAATTAAPRTGRNMEALLIAVAIGLAIGSYALVGLAIDGSLPPGMLGYGAGLGGLALVLHLAVRRFAPYADPTLLPMAMLLNGLGLVMIHRLDLAKGLSFSESQAFRQLLWSTLGVVAAIVIVVWLRDHRLLSRYTYVAMAGGLFMLLLPLVPFLGKNLNGARIWIGLGPFSFQPAEIAKILLTIFFAGYLVTARDSLSLAGRKVIGVQLPRAKDLGPLLTAWGVTLAVLVFERDLGTSLLFFGMFVGLLYVATERGSWALIGLLLFVGGALAAFKVFTHVQNRVNYWLHPFDPDMIDNATQIVQGIFGMASGGLLGTGWGEGSPQTNYYAESDMIFASLGEELGLTGLFALLLIYALIVERGIRTAIGARDGFGKLLATGLSFTVAMQVFIVVGGVTRVIPLTGLTLPFMAAGGSSLLANWVIIAILMRISDSARRPASEVDGDGPLFDLPFDELPDELKDELNDGPERHGDRRDGFGPGDNQETVVVR from the coding sequence ATGGCGGCCGCGACAACTGCGGCACCGCGCACCGGCCGCAACATGGAGGCCCTGCTGATCGCCGTGGCGATCGGCCTGGCCATCGGCTCCTACGCCCTGGTCGGCCTGGCCATCGACGGCTCGCTCCCGCCGGGGATGCTCGGCTACGGCGCGGGTCTGGGCGGGCTGGCCCTGGTGCTGCACCTGGCGGTGCGCAGGTTCGCGCCCTATGCCGACCCCACGCTGCTGCCGATGGCGATGCTCCTCAACGGCCTGGGCCTGGTGATGATCCACCGGCTCGACCTGGCCAAGGGGTTGTCGTTCAGCGAGTCGCAGGCGTTCCGGCAGCTGCTGTGGAGCACGCTCGGGGTGGTCGCGGCCATCGTCATCGTGGTCTGGCTGCGTGATCACCGGCTGCTCAGCCGCTACACCTACGTGGCCATGGCCGGCGGTCTGTTCATGCTGCTGCTGCCGCTGGTGCCGTTCCTGGGCAAGAACCTGAACGGCGCCCGCATCTGGATCGGCCTCGGCCCGTTCTCGTTCCAGCCGGCCGAGATCGCCAAGATCCTGCTGACCATCTTCTTCGCCGGATACCTGGTCACCGCCCGGGACTCGCTGTCCCTGGCCGGCCGCAAGGTGATCGGCGTGCAGCTGCCCCGGGCCAAAGACCTGGGCCCGTTGCTCACTGCCTGGGGCGTCACCCTGGCCGTGCTCGTCTTCGAGCGCGACCTGGGCACCTCGCTGCTGTTCTTCGGCATGTTCGTCGGTCTGCTCTACGTGGCCACCGAGCGCGGCAGCTGGGCCCTCATCGGCCTGCTGCTGTTCGTCGGTGGCGCCCTGGCCGCCTTCAAGGTGTTCACGCACGTGCAGAACCGGGTCAACTACTGGCTGCACCCGTTCGACCCGGACATGATCGACAACGCCACCCAGATCGTGCAGGGCATCTTCGGCATGGCCAGCGGCGGTCTGCTCGGCACCGGCTGGGGCGAGGGCAGCCCGCAGACCAACTACTACGCCGAGAGCGACATGATCTTCGCCTCGCTCGGCGAGGAGCTGGGCCTGACCGGGTTGTTCGCCCTCCTGCTGATCTACGCGCTGATCGTGGAGCGCGGCATCCGCACGGCCATCGGGGCCCGCGACGGCTTCGGAAAACTGCTGGCCACAGGTTTGTCCTTCACAGTGGCGATGCAGGTCTTCATCGTCGTCGGCGGTGTCACCCGGGTGATCCCGCTGACCGGTCTGACCCTGCCGTTCATGGCCGCCGGTGGTTCGTCGCTGCTGGCGAACTGGGTGATCATCGCGATCCTGATGCGGATCTCGGACTCGGCGCGGCGTCCGGCCAGTGAGGTGGACGGCGACGGGCCGCTCTTCGACCTTCCGTTCGACGAACTGCCCGACGAGCTGAAAGACGAACTGAACGACGGCCCGGAGCGCCACGGCGACCGCCGCGACGGCTTCGGTCCGGGTGACAATCAGGAAACGGTGGTGGTCCGGTGA
- a CDS encoding peptidoglycan D,D-transpeptidase FtsI family protein: MNSPIRRLAAVITVLFASLFISVTYIQVVSAASLEDNARNTRSLTKERSRQRGQILAGSKVIASSEPSDDVYKYLRSYSSGAMYAPVTGYYSVRGNSTGLEGAENEYLSGSSDELFIRNLTNLLTGEQPSGATVQTTINPKAQKAAWDALGDQRGAVIALNPKTGEILAMVSRPSYNPNSLAEHDTDKALDSYAKLNADDLEPLLNRTINQLYPPGSTFKLVTSAAALSSGEYSADSSDGLIGDAIITLPGTSTTLKNDTNAPCADGSPTLTEALVESCNTTYAQLGIDLGEEAMSEQASKFGFGQDLTIPQRVTESIFSDGALADSYLGQSSIGQYNVRTTPLQVAMIAAGIANDGVVMRPNLVKKVTSADGKTVSEPGAEELSEAVTPEVAEELTEMMKAVVQNGTGTNAQISGVEVAGKTGTAQNAEGAAPHAWFTSFAPADDPQVAVAVVVESGGKAGNEAWGGTVAAPIAKAVMEAVIK, translated from the coding sequence GTGAACAGCCCGATCCGGCGGCTCGCCGCGGTGATCACCGTGCTCTTCGCGTCGCTGTTCATCAGCGTCACCTACATCCAGGTGGTCTCGGCGGCGTCGCTGGAAGACAACGCGAGGAACACCCGGTCGCTGACGAAGGAACGCAGCCGTCAGCGCGGTCAGATCCTGGCCGGCAGCAAGGTGATCGCCAGCTCCGAGCCCAGCGACGACGTGTACAAGTACCTGCGCAGCTACTCCAGCGGCGCGATGTACGCCCCGGTGACCGGGTACTACTCGGTGCGTGGCAACTCCACCGGTCTGGAGGGCGCGGAGAACGAGTACCTGTCCGGTTCCTCGGACGAGCTGTTCATCCGCAACCTCACCAATCTGCTGACCGGTGAACAACCGTCCGGCGCCACGGTGCAGACCACGATCAACCCGAAGGCGCAGAAGGCGGCCTGGGACGCGCTGGGTGACCAGCGCGGCGCGGTGATCGCCCTGAACCCGAAGACCGGCGAGATCCTGGCGATGGTCAGCCGTCCCTCGTACAACCCGAACAGCCTGGCCGAGCACGACACCGACAAGGCTCTGGACTCGTACGCCAAGCTGAACGCCGACGACCTGGAACCGCTGCTCAACCGCACGATCAACCAGCTCTACCCGCCGGGTTCCACCTTCAAGCTGGTCACCTCGGCGGCGGCGCTGTCGAGCGGCGAGTACAGCGCGGACTCCAGCGACGGCCTGATCGGCGACGCGATCATCACCCTGCCGGGCACCTCGACCACGCTGAAGAACGACACCAACGCCCCGTGCGCCGACGGCTCCCCGACGCTGACCGAGGCACTTGTCGAGTCGTGCAACACTACTTACGCGCAGCTGGGAATCGATCTGGGCGAAGAGGCGATGTCCGAGCAGGCCTCGAAGTTCGGGTTCGGCCAGGACCTGACCATCCCGCAGCGGGTGACCGAAAGCATCTTCAGCGACGGTGCACTCGCCGATTCCTACCTGGGTCAGTCCTCGATCGGCCAGTACAACGTCCGCACCACGCCGTTGCAGGTCGCGATGATCGCGGCCGGGATCGCCAACGACGGGGTCGTGATGCGCCCGAACCTGGTCAAGAAGGTCACCAGCGCAGACGGCAAGACCGTCTCCGAGCCCGGCGCCGAGGAACTGTCCGAGGCGGTCACCCCCGAGGTGGCCGAGGAGCTGACCGAGATGATGAAGGCTGTCGTGCAGAACGGCACCGGCACCAACGCGCAGATCAGCGGGGTCGAAGTGGCAGGTAAGACGGGTACCGCACAGAATGCCGAGGGTGCCGCACCGCACGCCTGGTTCACCTCGTTCGCCCCGGCGGACGACCCCCAGGTGGCGGTCGCGGTGGTCGTCGAGAGCGGTGGTAAAGCCGGCAACGAGGCCTGGGGCGGAACGGTCGCCGCACCGATCGCCAAGGCTGTGATGGAGGCGGTGATCAAGTGA
- a CDS encoding protein kinase domain-containing protein, translating to MITNVGQRFGERYVLKERIAVGGMGEVWAAVDEVLNRPVAVKVLRTDLAPDANFQARFRAEARTAAALSHGGIAAVYDYGEALGSAFLVMELVPGDPLSAMIADEGALGSERTLSIVAQAARALHAAHRHGVIHRDIKPANLMITPELRVKVTDFGIARPRDHEPLTATGQVMGTAHYLAPELARGEVASPLSDVYALGVVAYECLTGWRPFEGDNQVAVATAHLQDEPPPLPETIPANIRGIVMSAMAKNPAKRPQGANVLASLMEDARLRGLAGGRPSDIDLEHDPDLAPAPRGGGDWPPGADTQTHGQSGRRNAAIDRAGGPGNGGRPSAWESRNQRQREQDRDGGGRPLADSGYAPAPDHSYRREARQQPPQQGGYRQQQGAYDDEYAGYDDSRRPRSDQRSAYGGDSYDRQDSYDRQDSYDRQDSYDRQDRYDRQQEDDPFSSLGSTGDYPSRSAARGNSRSRASHGRSQQSGGYPAESSSSGRGGRRRLSMPLAALIALVALVVIVALFASRGDAATRSQHTSGLRSGHVSSSVLADSNASMVTGVGIRG from the coding sequence GTGATCACCAACGTGGGTCAGCGGTTCGGTGAGCGGTATGTGCTGAAGGAGCGCATCGCCGTCGGTGGCATGGGCGAGGTCTGGGCCGCCGTCGACGAGGTGCTCAACCGGCCGGTCGCGGTCAAGGTGCTGCGCACCGATCTGGCGCCGGACGCCAACTTCCAGGCCCGGTTCCGGGCCGAGGCGCGCACCGCCGCCGCACTCAGTCACGGCGGTATCGCCGCGGTCTACGACTACGGCGAGGCCCTCGGGTCGGCGTTCCTGGTGATGGAACTCGTGCCCGGTGACCCGCTGTCGGCGATGATCGCCGACGAGGGCGCGCTGGGTTCGGAACGCACTTTGTCGATCGTGGCGCAGGCCGCCCGCGCGCTGCACGCGGCGCACCGGCACGGCGTGATCCACCGCGACATCAAGCCGGCCAACCTGATGATCACGCCGGAGCTACGGGTCAAGGTCACCGACTTCGGCATCGCCCGGCCGCGTGACCACGAGCCGCTGACCGCCACCGGCCAGGTGATGGGCACGGCCCACTACCTGGCGCCGGAGCTGGCGCGCGGCGAGGTCGCCTCACCGCTGTCCGACGTGTACGCGCTCGGCGTGGTGGCCTACGAATGTCTCACCGGCTGGCGGCCGTTCGAGGGTGACAACCAGGTCGCCGTCGCCACCGCCCACCTCCAGGACGAGCCGCCGCCGCTGCCCGAGACCATCCCCGCGAACATCCGCGGCATCGTGATGTCGGCGATGGCGAAGAACCCGGCCAAGCGTCCGCAGGGCGCCAACGTGCTGGCCTCGCTGATGGAAGACGCCCGGCTGCGCGGTCTGGCGGGCGGCCGCCCGTCCGACATCGACCTGGAGCACGACCCCGACCTGGCCCCGGCCCCCCGGGGCGGCGGGGACTGGCCGCCCGGCGCCGACACCCAGACGCACGGGCAGTCCGGGCGCCGCAACGCCGCGATCGACCGGGCCGGTGGCCCGGGCAACGGTGGACGCCCGTCCGCGTGGGAGTCGCGCAACCAGCGGCAGCGCGAGCAGGACCGGGACGGCGGTGGCCGGCCGCTGGCCGACTCCGGCTACGCCCCGGCGCCGGACCACAGCTACCGCCGGGAGGCCCGTCAGCAGCCGCCGCAGCAGGGTGGATACCGGCAGCAGCAGGGTGCTTACGACGACGAGTACGCCGGCTACGACGACAGCCGCCGGCCTCGTTCCGACCAGCGGTCGGCGTACGGCGGCGACTCCTACGACCGGCAGGATTCGTACGACCGGCAGGACTCGTACGACCGCCAGGACTCCTACGACCGGCAGGACCGTTACGACCGGCAGCAGGAAGACGACCCGTTCTCCTCGCTGGGCTCCACCGGCGACTACCCGTCGCGCAGCGCGGCCCGGGGCAACAGCCGGTCGCGCGCCAGCCACGGCCGGTCGCAGCAGTCCGGTGGCTACCCGGCGGAGAGCTCGTCGTCCGGGCGGGGCGGCCGGCGTCGGCTGTCGATGCCACTGGCGGCACTGATCGCCCTGGTGGCGCTGGTCGTGATCGTGGCGCTGTTCGCATCGCGGGGCGACGCCGCCACCCGGTCGCAGCACACCTCCGGGTTGCGATCCGGTCACGTCTCCTCGTCCGTACTCGCAGACAGCAACGCGAGCATGGTCACGGGCGTCGGGATCAGGGGATGA
- the pknB gene encoding Stk1 family PASTA domain-containing Ser/Thr kinase, whose product MEPVNDNVRVLGNRYEIGELLGRGGMAEVHAGRDARLGRTVAIKLLRTDLARDATFQARFRREAQSAAALNHPSIVAVYDTGEDTMVEASGAVVNLPYIVMEHIEGRTLREVLGEGHHLDVDAALEITTGVLTALEYSHRIGIVHRDIKPANVMLTPVGDVKVMDFGIARAMSDSSSTMTQTQAVIGTAQYLSPEQARGEQVDTRSDLYSAGCLLYELLTGRPPFMGDSPVSVAYQHVREQPIPPSHLVGGIPESVDRIVLHSLAKGRDERYQTAQDFRADVEAARGGQQIYAPMPAMTGSQATTQFMPAADGTRAMPPVPNAAQQGASLYGDQATTVGGQNQYDPYQQDQYGRRSHEPESDNRRPLVIGAAVLALIVVIAIILSQTVFGGGDDPSSNANGDGTTVSEITVPEVVGSAQAVAIKALTDRQFPEDNIKITKVETDNADEVGKVTKSDPGEGETVSTEDTITLTVGKNANTATVPDLSNMSVSEATQALEDEGLTASPQEITQSKSTSPGIVVSSDPASGESVKPGSSVSFKYTSSNVTMPDVSDMTYNKAKSALAAVGLKASRTYSETTALSPNTVIEAAYNVGDSVARGSTVGLTVAKAPTATETTEPSTDPTETVAPTTDPTATTDAPTATATDDSGDDDGGDDGEDDGLGGLG is encoded by the coding sequence ATGGAACCGGTGAACGACAACGTGCGGGTGCTCGGCAACCGCTACGAGATCGGCGAGCTGCTCGGACGCGGCGGCATGGCCGAGGTGCACGCCGGCCGCGACGCTCGTCTCGGCCGCACCGTCGCCATCAAGCTGCTGCGCACCGATCTGGCCCGGGATGCCACGTTCCAGGCCCGGTTCCGGCGCGAGGCGCAGTCCGCCGCTGCCCTGAACCACCCGTCCATCGTCGCCGTGTACGACACCGGCGAAGACACGATGGTCGAGGCCAGCGGTGCGGTGGTGAACCTGCCCTACATCGTGATGGAGCACATCGAGGGCCGCACGCTGCGCGAGGTGCTCGGCGAGGGCCACCACCTCGACGTCGACGCCGCCCTGGAGATCACCACCGGGGTGCTCACGGCGCTGGAATACAGCCACCGCATCGGCATCGTGCACCGTGACATCAAGCCGGCCAACGTCATGCTGACCCCGGTCGGCGACGTCAAGGTGATGGACTTCGGCATCGCCCGGGCGATGTCCGACTCGTCGTCCACCATGACGCAGACGCAGGCCGTCATCGGCACCGCGCAGTACCTCTCCCCCGAGCAGGCGCGCGGTGAGCAGGTCGACACCCGCAGCGACCTCTACTCCGCGGGCTGCCTGCTCTACGAACTTCTCACCGGGCGCCCGCCGTTCATGGGTGACTCCCCGGTCTCGGTGGCCTACCAGCACGTGCGGGAGCAGCCGATCCCGCCGAGCCACCTGGTCGGCGGCATCCCTGAGTCGGTCGACCGGATCGTGCTGCACTCGCTGGCCAAGGGCCGCGACGAGCGCTACCAGACCGCCCAGGACTTCCGCGCCGACGTCGAGGCCGCCCGCGGGGGCCAGCAGATCTACGCGCCGATGCCGGCGATGACCGGCTCGCAGGCCACCACCCAGTTCATGCCGGCGGCCGACGGCACCCGGGCGATGCCGCCGGTGCCGAACGCGGCCCAGCAGGGCGCATCGCTGTACGGTGACCAGGCCACCACGGTCGGCGGCCAGAACCAGTACGACCCGTACCAGCAGGACCAGTACGGCCGGCGCTCCCACGAGCCCGAGTCGGACAACCGCAGGCCGCTGGTGATCGGTGCGGCGGTGCTGGCGCTCATCGTGGTGATCGCCATCATCCTGAGCCAGACCGTCTTCGGCGGCGGCGACGATCCCTCCAGCAACGCGAACGGCGACGGCACCACGGTCTCGGAGATCACCGTCCCCGAGGTGGTCGGCTCGGCCCAGGCCGTGGCGATCAAGGCTCTCACCGACCGGCAGTTCCCCGAAGACAACATCAAGATCACCAAGGTCGAGACCGACAACGCCGACGAGGTCGGCAAGGTGACCAAGTCCGACCCGGGCGAGGGCGAGACGGTGTCCACCGAAGACACCATCACGCTCACCGTCGGCAAGAACGCCAACACCGCCACCGTCCCGGACCTGAGCAACATGTCGGTCTCCGAGGCCACCCAGGCCCTGGAAGACGAGGGCCTGACCGCCAGCCCGCAAGAGATCACGCAGAGCAAGTCCACCTCGCCCGGCATCGTGGTCAGCAGTGACCCCGCCTCGGGTGAGAGCGTGAAGCCGGGCAGCTCGGTCAGCTTCAAATACACCTCGTCGAACGTGACCATGCCCGATGTCTCGGACATGACCTACAACAAGGCCAAGAGTGCCCTGGCCGCAGTCGGTCTGAAGGCTTCCCGCACCTACAGCGAGACCACGGCTCTCAGCCCGAACACCGTCATCGAGGCCGCCTACAACGTCGGCGATTCGGTGGCACGAGGCAGCACCGTGGGGCTGACCGTGGCCAAGGCCCCGACCGCCACCGAGACCACCGAGCCCAGCACCGACCCGACCGAGACCGTCGCACCGACGACAGACCCGACGGCGACCACGGACGCGCCCACCGCGACCGCGACCGACGACTCCGGTGACGACGACGGTGGCGACGACGGCGAGGACGACGGCCTGGGCGGCCTCGGCTGA
- a CDS encoding aminodeoxychorismate/anthranilate synthase component II: MKPVRVLVVDNYDSFVYTIAGYLTQLGAECDVRRNDEVKIEDADGYDGILLSPGPGAPKDAGVCPEMVLHCAEREQPMIGVCLGHQALGEAFGATVTHASELMHGKTSEVQHDGAGVLEGLPTPFTATRYHSLAVVSDTVPAELEVTGRTEGGVVMALQHRELPLFGVQFHPESVLTQGGHRLLANWLKVCGDEDAVERSAGMAPLVRR, from the coding sequence GTGAAGCCCGTCAGAGTGCTCGTCGTCGACAACTACGACAGCTTCGTCTACACGATCGCCGGTTACCTGACCCAGCTCGGTGCCGAGTGCGACGTGCGGCGCAACGACGAAGTGAAAATTGAGGACGCCGACGGCTACGACGGGATCCTCCTGTCTCCCGGCCCCGGCGCCCCGAAGGACGCGGGGGTCTGCCCCGAGATGGTGCTGCACTGCGCCGAGCGCGAGCAGCCGATGATCGGCGTGTGCCTCGGCCACCAGGCGCTCGGTGAGGCTTTCGGTGCCACCGTGACCCACGCCAGCGAGCTGATGCACGGCAAGACCAGCGAGGTGCAGCACGACGGTGCGGGAGTGCTGGAAGGGCTGCCCACACCGTTCACGGCCACCCGCTACCACTCGCTCGCGGTGGTCTCCGACACCGTGCCGGCCGAGCTCGAGGTCACCGGCCGCACCGAGGGCGGGGTGGTGATGGCCCTCCAGCACCGTGAGCTGCCGCTGTTCGGTGTGCAGTTCCACCCGGAGAGCGTGCTGACGCAGGGCGGGCACCGGCTGCTGGCCAACTGGCTCAAGGTGTGCGGCGACGAGGACGCGGTGGAGCGCTCGGCCGGGATGGCGCCGCTGGTGCGCCGGTAG